The Elusimicrobiaceae bacterium DNA segment GTCGGGCATGTCGGTGGAAAAGTTATGGGATATCGGGCGGAAAGCGTCGCTGCGGTACGCCACGAACGACGTGAACGCGATTGGCCTGATCCGGCTGATTACGGCGGAACGGCTGTTTTCCTCCAGCAGAATGGAGGATTTTATCAACACCAGCATTGGCGACATGCAGTTTAGCGATCTGAGGATTCCGTTCGCCTGCGTGGCCATGGATATCAGGACCGGCGCAAAAGTGGTGTTTGAGGACGGCGACGTAGGGCTGGCCGTGCGCGCCAGCATGAACATACCGGGCATGTTCGAGCCTGTGCGCTACCGGCATTACGAACTGGTGGACGGCGGCGTGATAGACAATGTGCCGGTTGACGTGGCTAAAAAAATGGGCGCGGACTGGGTGTTCACCAGCCTGATCCAGGGCGATCTTTCAAAAACCTCTTTCAATACCGTGTACGCGTACCTTATGCAGGTGATGGATGTGCGCGGCTCGATTCTGGTGCAGGACGAAATCAGGGATTCTAATTTCATTCTGCGCCCGCCTGTCGGGCATATAAATTTCGTGGCGTTTGAAAAGGCTTATTACGCCGGCCGTACCGGGCTGGAAGAAGCGTACAGGCATATAGATGAAGCCAAAGACAATGTCATGCTTTTTTCAATGGACAGTATTTATGGGGCGTATGCCCGGTAGGCGGTTTTTTCTGGCGGTTCCGGCCGCGCTGCTGATGCTGGGCTG contains these protein-coding regions:
- a CDS encoding patatin-like phospholipase family protein; translated protein: SGMSVEKLWDIGRKASLRYATNDVNAIGLIRLITAERLFSSSRMEDFINTSIGDMQFSDLRIPFACVAMDIRTGAKVVFEDGDVGLAVRASMNIPGMFEPVRYRHYELVDGGVIDNVPVDVAKKMGADWVFTSLIQGDLSKTSFNTVYAYLMQVMDVRGSILVQDEIRDSNFILRPPVGHINFVAFEKAYYAGRTGLEEAYRHIDEAKDNVMLFSMDSIYGAYAR